From Erwinia sp. HDF1-3R, one genomic window encodes:
- a CDS encoding 4'-phosphopantetheinyl transferase superfamily protein, with protein sequence MADTLQSQTPLVRCGNAHITFPVVPDAHFLGDIVRTALPDFPAITLFQLGYSPEVYHPTLFSTLDIPFPAHLQRAVDKRQAEYLASRYLVRQALSHYGIEGYILSNDAQRAPIWPAGIVGSLSHTRHCVSLLLASADCALLPGVDCEEVMQGKTAQELASTIVNEEERQQLEQSGLPFATALTAAFSLKESLYKALFPSLRQFMHFSDAEIISCSPQAERVTLRLLKDFSPRFPAGCEFSGHTLSDASHLLSWVIVEGAHDATQAP encoded by the coding sequence GTGGCCGACACACTCCAATCTCAAACGCCACTCGTTCGCTGTGGAAACGCACATATCACCTTTCCGGTGGTGCCCGACGCGCACTTTCTCGGTGATATCGTCCGCACCGCCCTGCCCGACTTCCCTGCCATAACCCTTTTTCAACTGGGATACAGCCCGGAGGTTTACCATCCGACGCTGTTCTCCACGCTGGATATACCGTTTCCCGCACACTTGCAGCGGGCAGTCGACAAGCGTCAGGCGGAGTATCTTGCCAGCCGCTATCTGGTCAGACAGGCGCTGTCGCACTATGGCATTGAGGGATATATTCTCAGCAATGATGCGCAGCGTGCGCCGATTTGGCCCGCTGGCATCGTCGGATCGCTGTCGCATACCCGGCATTGCGTCAGCCTGCTGCTGGCGTCGGCAGATTGCGCGCTGCTGCCCGGCGTGGACTGTGAAGAGGTGATGCAGGGCAAAACCGCGCAGGAGCTGGCCAGCACGATTGTGAATGAGGAGGAAAGGCAGCAGCTTGAGCAGAGCGGCCTGCCCTTTGCCACGGCGCTGACCGCGGCCTTTTCACTAAAGGAGAGCCTGTACAAAGCGCTTTTCCCGTCGCTTCGACAGTTTATGCATTTTAGCGACGCGGAGATTATCTCCTGCTCACCGCAGGCAGAGCGCGTAACGCTCAGGCTGCTGAAGGATTTCTCCCCGCGCTTTCCCGCCGGATGCGAGTTTAGCGGGCATACGCTGAGTGACGCCAGTCATCTGCTCAGCTGGGTCATCGTCGAGGGGGCCCATGACGCTACGCAGGCGCCATAA
- a CDS encoding multidrug ABC transporter permease/ATP-binding protein: MELLHVVYRQYRWPFLGVIALSLLSAALGIGLIAFINRELIVTLGASLAVLPQFLGLLLLLLAVTLASQLALTMLGHHFVWRLRGEFIKRILDTQVERIGQIGSAQLLAGLTSDVRNITIAFVRLPELIQGVILTLGSAAYLAWLSPRMLLVTAVWVTITIIGGWLLVSRVYRHMAKLRETEDQLYADYQTIIDGRKELALNRQRARMIYENLYQENAKNYRHHIVRADTFHLSAVNWSNIMMLGAIGLVFYMANTLGWADTAVAATYSLTLLFLRTPLLSAVGALPTLLSAQVAFNKLNAFRLADYQPEFIAPGEAKRWQTLELKDLVFHYGDRGFQVGPVSMTLTRGERVFLIGGNGSGKSTLAMLLTGLYTPVSGQILLDGEVIDDSNRESYRRLFSAVFTDVHLFDRLIDDNGQAADPVRVEQWLERLEMRDKIKLNGNKVLNLALSKGQSKRLALLLAVAEQRDILLLDEWAADQDPHFRRIFYRELLPWLHEMGKTILAISHDDSYFLHADRLLEMRDGRLSELTGEDRQQATLDAVKRTGTLGA, from the coding sequence ATGGAGTTGCTTCACGTTGTTTACCGTCAGTACCGCTGGCCGTTTCTGGGCGTCATTGCCCTCAGCCTGCTGAGTGCCGCCCTCGGCATCGGGCTGATCGCTTTTATCAACCGCGAGCTGATTGTGACCCTGGGTGCCTCACTGGCGGTGCTGCCGCAGTTCCTGGGGCTGCTGCTATTGCTGCTGGCGGTGACCCTCGCCTCTCAGCTTGCGTTGACGATGCTCGGTCACCATTTTGTCTGGCGTCTGCGCGGCGAATTTATCAAACGCATTCTGGATACCCAGGTGGAACGTATCGGGCAGATCGGCAGTGCGCAGCTGCTGGCGGGGCTGACCAGCGATGTGCGCAACATCACGATTGCCTTTGTGCGCCTGCCGGAGCTGATCCAGGGCGTTATCCTGACCCTCGGTTCTGCCGCTTATCTGGCCTGGCTCTCGCCCCGCATGCTGCTGGTTACTGCGGTCTGGGTCACGATAACCATTATTGGCGGCTGGCTGCTGGTCTCCCGGGTTTATCGCCATATGGCTAAGCTGCGCGAAACCGAGGACCAGCTCTACGCGGACTATCAGACCATCATTGATGGACGTAAGGAGCTGGCGCTTAACCGCCAGAGGGCGCGAATGATCTATGAAAACCTCTATCAGGAAAACGCCAAAAACTACCGTCACCATATCGTGCGCGCCGATACCTTTCACCTCAGCGCGGTAAACTGGTCCAACATTATGATGCTGGGCGCCATTGGTCTGGTCTTTTACATGGCGAATACCCTGGGCTGGGCGGACACCGCCGTGGCGGCCACCTACTCACTGACGCTGCTGTTTCTGCGCACGCCGCTGCTCTCTGCGGTGGGCGCGCTGCCCACGCTGCTCAGCGCCCAGGTTGCCTTTAACAAGCTGAATGCCTTCCGGTTGGCCGATTACCAGCCAGAGTTTATTGCCCCCGGCGAGGCGAAGCGCTGGCAGACCCTTGAGCTTAAGGATCTGGTTTTCCACTATGGCGATCGCGGTTTCCAGGTCGGGCCGGTTAGTATGACGCTCACGCGCGGTGAACGGGTCTTTTTGATTGGCGGGAACGGCAGTGGAAAATCGACGCTGGCGATGCTGCTGACCGGGCTTTATACGCCGGTATCCGGGCAGATCCTGCTGGATGGCGAGGTTATAGATGATTCAAACAGGGAGAGTTATCGCCGCCTGTTCTCAGCGGTATTCACGGACGTTCACCTGTTCGATCGCCTGATTGATGATAATGGCCAGGCCGCCGATCCTGTCAGGGTTGAGCAGTGGCTTGAGCGGCTGGAAATGCGCGACAAGATTAAGCTTAACGGTAACAAGGTGCTTAATCTGGCGCTCTCTAAAGGCCAGAGTAAGCGGCTGGCGCTGCTGCTGGCGGTGGCCGAACAGCGTGATATCCTGCTGCTTGATGAGTGGGCGGCCGATCAGGATCCGCATTTCCGCCGTATATTCTATCGTGAACTGCTGCCATGGCTGCATGAGATGGGTAAAACCATTCTCGCCATCAGCCACGACGACAGCTATTTCCTGCATGCCGATCGCCTGCTGGAGATGCGTGACGGTCGGTTGAGTGAGCTGACCGGGGAAGATCGCCAACAGGCTACGCTGGATGCGGTAAAACGCACCGGAACGCTGGGGGCCTGA
- the alkB gene encoding DNA oxidative demethylase AlkB produces MLDFFSEDAPWAEPLAEGAVILRRRARDEAAGLMTLVSEVSAQNPFHHRITPGGHRMSVAMTNCGNFGWSTDARGYQYSVQDSATGKRWPPMPERFRALAAACAAEAGFESFQPDACLINRYEPGAKMSLHQDKDEEDLRQPIVSVSLGLPAVFQFGGFERGDAAQRVLLEHGDIVVWGGPSRLRFHGILPLKPGIHPATGAFRYNLTFRRAFR; encoded by the coding sequence ATGCTGGACTTTTTTAGTGAAGACGCCCCCTGGGCGGAGCCGCTGGCCGAGGGGGCCGTTATCCTGCGCCGCCGCGCGCGCGATGAGGCGGCGGGGCTGATGACGCTGGTCAGCGAGGTCTCGGCGCAAAACCCGTTTCATCACCGTATTACCCCTGGCGGCCATCGCATGTCGGTCGCCATGACCAACTGCGGGAACTTTGGCTGGTCAACCGACGCCAGGGGCTATCAGTATAGCGTTCAGGACAGCGCCACCGGCAAGCGCTGGCCGCCGATGCCGGAGCGGTTTCGCGCCCTGGCTGCCGCCTGTGCGGCAGAGGCCGGATTTGAGAGTTTTCAGCCTGACGCCTGCCTGATCAACCGCTACGAGCCGGGGGCGAAGATGAGCCTGCATCAGGATAAGGATGAAGAGGATCTCAGGCAGCCTATCGTTTCCGTTTCGCTGGGGCTGCCGGCGGTGTTCCAGTTTGGCGGCTTCGAGCGCGGTGATGCCGCTCAGCGGGTGCTGCTGGAACATGGCGACATCGTAGTGTGGGGCGGCCCGTCCAGGCTGCGCTTTCACGGCATTCTGCCGCTGAAGCCGGGTATCCATCCCGCCACTGGCGCATTCCGCTATAACCTGACCTTCCGTCGCGCTTTCCGTTAG
- the apbE gene encoding FAD:protein FMN transferase ApbE: MKKNTLYYAGLAAFITLTGCDNQNQSPADPGLVLEGRTMGTFWRVSLAGVAPERKNALQKAVQQQLDEDDRELSTWKPDSALSKFNQYRGSDPQPISDNMADIVTLALRIGKNTDGAMDITVGPLVNLWGFGPDKQPVKTPTQAQIDAARALTGLQHLQVIQKAEGAWLQKDLPGLYVDLSTVGEGFATDHLARLMEKEGINSYLVSVGGAVLTRGMNAQGRPWKVAIQKPTDKENAVQAVVDLQGHGISTSGSYLNYYELDGKRISHVIDPVSGRPIQHKLVSATVIATTALEADGWDTGLMVLGEEKAKALALREKLAVYLIVKQGDGFVTWMSPQFKAFIRQ, from the coding sequence ATGAAGAAGAACACGCTGTATTATGCTGGTTTAGCAGCATTTATTACCCTTACCGGCTGTGACAATCAAAACCAGAGTCCTGCCGATCCGGGGCTGGTTCTTGAGGGACGCACAATGGGAACATTCTGGAGGGTTAGCCTGGCTGGCGTTGCGCCTGAGCGTAAAAATGCGCTACAAAAAGCGGTTCAGCAGCAGCTCGACGAGGACGATCGGGAGCTGTCGACCTGGAAACCCGATTCCGCTCTTTCCAAATTTAATCAGTATCGCGGCAGCGACCCGCAGCCGATCAGCGATAATATGGCGGACATCGTCACGCTTGCGCTGCGTATCGGGAAGAATACCGACGGTGCGATGGACATCACCGTAGGGCCGCTGGTCAATTTGTGGGGCTTTGGACCGGATAAGCAGCCGGTAAAAACCCCCACCCAGGCGCAGATTGATGCCGCCCGTGCGCTGACCGGCCTGCAGCATCTGCAGGTGATTCAGAAGGCTGAGGGTGCCTGGCTGCAAAAAGATTTGCCCGGCCTCTATGTTGACCTGTCAACGGTCGGGGAGGGGTTTGCCACCGACCATCTGGCTCGCCTGATGGAGAAAGAGGGCATTAACAGCTACCTTGTTTCCGTCGGGGGCGCGGTACTGACCCGCGGCATGAATGCGCAGGGACGCCCCTGGAAGGTGGCGATTCAAAAACCGACCGACAAAGAGAACGCGGTACAGGCCGTGGTGGACTTGCAGGGGCACGGTATCAGCACCTCGGGCAGCTACCTCAACTACTATGAACTGGACGGCAAGCGAATTTCCCACGTCATTGACCCCGTCAGCGGACGCCCCATTCAGCATAAGCTGGTGTCGGCGACGGTGATTGCCACTACGGCGCTGGAAGCCGACGGGTGGGATACCGGGCTGATGGTGCTGGGCGAGGAGAAAGCGAAGGCGCTGGCGCTGCGGGAAAAGCTCGCCGTCTATCTGATCGTTAAGCAGGGTGATGGCTTTGTAACCTGGATGTCGCCACAGTTTAAAGCCTTTATCCGGCAATAA
- the ompC gene encoding porin OmpC: MKRQVLSLMIPAMLVAGSAGAAEIYNKDGNKLDLFGKVDGLHYFSDNDSNDGDQSYMRFGFKGETQISNELTGYGQWEYQAALNNAESEGTANSYTRVGFAGLKFGDSGSLDYGRNYGVAYDIGAWTDVLPEFGGDTYGADNFMFQRGNGMLTYRNNNFFGLVDGWNFALQYQGKNSSATESPNGRDTLGQNGDGWGLSTTYDLGSGFGIGGAMFSSDRTTEQNGGTADRSTILGRGDKATAYTGGLKYDANSIYLAAMYTRSYNATRFGSTPTDDTPNAAYGYADKADNWELVAQYQFDFGLRPSLAFVSSRGSDIQGYGSQNLKKYVDVGATYYFNKNMSTYVDYQINLLDDSKFTDAAGINTDDIVALGLVYQF, from the coding sequence ATGAAACGTCAAGTTCTCTCCCTGATGATTCCTGCAATGCTGGTAGCAGGTTCAGCAGGCGCGGCTGAAATCTACAACAAAGACGGAAATAAGCTTGATCTGTTTGGCAAAGTAGATGGCCTGCACTATTTCTCTGATAACGACAGTAACGACGGTGACCAGTCTTACATGCGTTTTGGCTTCAAAGGTGAAACGCAGATTTCAAACGAACTGACCGGCTATGGTCAGTGGGAATACCAGGCAGCACTGAATAACGCAGAATCTGAAGGCACCGCCAACAGCTACACCCGCGTAGGTTTTGCGGGTCTGAAATTCGGTGATTCCGGTTCACTCGACTACGGTCGTAACTACGGCGTGGCCTACGATATCGGCGCATGGACCGACGTACTGCCAGAGTTTGGTGGGGATACCTACGGCGCGGATAACTTTATGTTCCAGCGCGGTAATGGCATGCTGACCTACCGTAACAATAACTTCTTCGGCCTGGTTGACGGCTGGAACTTTGCCCTGCAGTACCAGGGTAAAAACAGCAGCGCCACCGAGTCGCCAAATGGGCGTGATACGCTCGGACAGAACGGTGATGGCTGGGGTCTGTCAACCACGTACGATCTCGGCTCCGGCTTTGGTATCGGGGGTGCGATGTTCAGCTCTGACCGCACCACGGAGCAGAACGGCGGCACGGCAGACCGTTCAACGATTCTGGGTCGGGGTGATAAAGCCACCGCGTACACCGGCGGCCTGAAATATGATGCCAACAGCATCTACCTGGCGGCGATGTATACCCGCTCTTACAATGCCACCCGCTTCGGGAGCACCCCTACGGATGACACCCCGAATGCGGCCTACGGCTATGCGGATAAAGCGGATAACTGGGAGCTGGTTGCACAGTACCAGTTCGACTTCGGTCTGCGTCCTTCCCTGGCGTTTGTCAGCTCTCGCGGCAGCGACATTCAGGGTTATGGCTCACAGAACCTGAAAAAGTATGTTGATGTGGGTGCGACCTACTACTTCAACAAAAATATGTCCACCTACGTTGATTACCAGATCAACCTGCTGGATGACAGTAAGTTTACCGACGCTGCGGGCATCAATACGGATGACATCGTTGCGCTGGGCCTGGTCTACCAGTTCTAA
- a CDS encoding HlyD family efflux transporter periplasmic adaptor subunit encodes MSLLLIDRSMKRNERRTSSVIWLCTAALALFFIWAHFAILDEVTVGTGKVTPLSRAQVIESLDGGIVDQLNVHEGNIVEKGQVLARLDPTRFRSNFGEAAAKARTLAASAERLRSELTGAPLRFSEQTLKEPALVARETQLYQSRRRNLNETVSNLTQSMKLVQDELRMTEPLVAKGAAGQVEVIRLRRQISELRGKIDEAKNDYAVRAREEQVKNNADLDAQLEVLTGKEDQLTRATIYSPVRGIVKDIQVTTVGGVLQPGGKLMEIVPLEDQLLIETRINPRDIAYIRPGLPATVKVTAYDSSIYGDLPGEVETVSPDTLQDEVKRDQYYYRVYVRTQKAELANRAGRKFPIVPGMVANVEIKTGQKSVMDYLIKPLNKVKESLRER; translated from the coding sequence ATGAGTTTGCTACTGATTGACCGGAGTATGAAACGCAACGAGCGCCGGACTTCCTCCGTTATCTGGCTGTGCACGGCGGCGCTGGCGCTGTTTTTCATCTGGGCGCACTTTGCCATTCTGGATGAGGTCACCGTGGGTACCGGCAAGGTCACGCCGCTCAGCCGCGCGCAGGTGATCGAAAGCCTGGACGGCGGCATCGTTGACCAGCTTAACGTCCATGAGGGGAACATTGTCGAGAAGGGGCAGGTGCTGGCCCGGCTCGATCCGACGCGTTTTCGCTCTAACTTTGGTGAGGCGGCGGCCAAAGCCCGCACGCTGGCGGCTTCGGCTGAGCGACTGCGCTCCGAGCTGACCGGCGCGCCGCTGCGGTTCAGTGAGCAGACGCTGAAAGAGCCGGCTCTGGTGGCCAGGGAAACCCAGCTTTATCAGTCGCGACGCCGAAATTTGAATGAAACCGTCAGCAATTTAACCCAGTCAATGAAGCTGGTGCAGGATGAACTGCGCATGACGGAGCCGCTGGTGGCGAAAGGGGCCGCCGGGCAGGTGGAGGTGATCAGGCTGCGGCGGCAAATCAGCGAGCTGCGCGGTAAAATTGATGAAGCAAAGAACGATTATGCGGTCAGGGCGCGTGAAGAGCAGGTGAAAAATAACGCCGATCTGGATGCACAGCTGGAGGTGCTGACCGGTAAAGAGGATCAGCTCACCCGTGCCACCATTTATTCGCCGGTACGCGGGATCGTCAAGGATATCCAGGTCACCACCGTGGGCGGCGTGCTCCAGCCCGGCGGCAAGCTGATGGAAATCGTGCCGCTGGAGGATCAGCTGCTGATCGAAACGCGCATCAATCCGCGTGATATTGCCTATATCCGGCCCGGCCTGCCCGCCACCGTCAAGGTGACGGCGTACGACTCATCCATCTATGGCGATCTGCCGGGCGAGGTGGAAACCGTCTCCCCCGATACCCTGCAGGATGAGGTAAAACGCGATCAGTACTATTATCGCGTTTACGTACGTACGCAGAAGGCGGAACTGGCGAACAGGGCAGGGCGTAAATTCCCTATTGTTCCCGGTATGGTGGCGAATGTTGAAATTAAAACCGGTCAGAAATCAGTTATGGATTATCTGATAAAACCGCTTAATAAAGTGAAGGAATCGCTGCGCGAGCGCTGA
- a CDS encoding type I secretion system permease/ATPase, with protein sequence MSKQTASTENWIDAMLRVAARFGKPADGKTLRQQMRWFEHLAPGQQLERLAGLLGLHMTMMPREKIRWRQEVTPVVLIMENGSVVVVEAIDAEGHARYWLSDGGDVVRESELTLLLAQSQPQVGIIGVAARARDARIDEFVQPYKKHWFWENFRGMGRRIMEISLASIVGNVLALAGILFSMQVYDRVIPAQSESTLWVLFTGVLIAAAIEYLIRLMRTQVSDLMGKRIDLKVSSMLFARAMSIRNEARPKSTGSFISQLREIDQVRELLTSTTVGAAADMPFVILFLFIMAFIGGPLVIVPLLAIPLIVIPGLLVQFPMAKLAKEGLREGALRNAVLVETIEGIEDIKSLQAEPYFQRQWEQTHEVSAAIGMQQRLWGARLTGWASTVQQLTYAGMLVSGVYLVLSGEITTGTLVASSLLSSRTIAPLMQLTMVFSRWQHAKSAMNGLDELLKKPLDQPEEGEMAHCPTLTGHYDLRGVQYSYDEENVKNVVTVGQLQIKPGERIALLGKVGAGKSTLLRMLAGQALATQGKVIVDGVDIRRIDPIDLRRQLGWLSQDSRLFFGTLRQNLMLGNPHASEQEMLQALRISGALSLVQQDAASLDRIINEGGRGLSGGQRQMVMLSRMILRQPQVVLLDEPTASMDEQLEEHVIRQMQGWLAGRTLVLVTHRPALLKLVDRIVVMDNGRIIADGPRDEILRVASPQAAGKGDAA encoded by the coding sequence ATGAGTAAACAGACCGCAAGCACCGAGAACTGGATTGACGCAATGCTCCGCGTGGCGGCTCGGTTTGGCAAACCGGCAGATGGCAAAACGCTGCGCCAGCAGATGCGCTGGTTTGAGCACCTGGCACCCGGCCAGCAGCTGGAGCGTCTGGCTGGCCTGCTGGGCCTGCATATGACCATGATGCCGCGCGAAAAAATCCGCTGGCGGCAGGAGGTCACCCCGGTGGTCCTGATCATGGAAAATGGCAGCGTGGTGGTGGTAGAGGCCATCGACGCTGAAGGTCACGCGCGCTACTGGCTGAGCGACGGCGGCGATGTGGTACGCGAAAGTGAACTGACGCTGCTGCTGGCGCAAAGCCAGCCGCAGGTGGGCATTATTGGCGTGGCCGCGCGGGCGCGCGATGCGCGCATTGACGAGTTCGTTCAGCCCTATAAAAAGCACTGGTTCTGGGAAAACTTTCGCGGCATGGGGCGGCGGATCATGGAGATCTCGCTGGCGTCGATTGTGGGGAACGTGCTGGCGCTGGCGGGCATCCTGTTTTCCATGCAGGTGTATGACCGGGTGATCCCCGCGCAGTCGGAATCCACGCTGTGGGTGCTGTTCACGGGCGTACTGATTGCGGCCGCCATTGAGTATCTGATCCGCCTGATGCGCACCCAGGTTTCCGATCTGATGGGTAAGCGCATCGATCTTAAGGTGTCGTCGATGCTGTTCGCCCGCGCGATGAGCATTCGCAATGAGGCCCGACCCAAATCGACCGGCTCCTTTATTTCCCAACTGCGGGAAATTGACCAGGTGCGCGAGCTGCTGACCTCGACGACCGTCGGGGCCGCCGCCGATATGCCCTTTGTGATCCTGTTCCTGTTTATTATGGCGTTTATCGGCGGTCCGCTGGTGATCGTGCCGCTGCTGGCGATCCCGCTGATTGTCATTCCCGGGCTGCTGGTGCAGTTCCCGATGGCGAAACTGGCGAAAGAGGGGCTGCGTGAGGGCGCACTGCGCAACGCGGTGCTGGTGGAAACCATCGAGGGGATTGAAGACATTAAATCCCTCCAGGCGGAACCCTATTTCCAGCGCCAGTGGGAGCAGACCCATGAGGTGAGCGCGGCAATTGGTATGCAGCAGCGGCTGTGGGGCGCGCGGCTGACCGGCTGGGCGTCCACCGTGCAGCAGCTCACCTATGCGGGGATGCTGGTCTCCGGGGTCTATCTGGTGCTCAGCGGTGAAATTACTACCGGTACGCTGGTGGCCAGCAGCCTGCTCTCCTCACGCACCATCGCGCCGCTGATGCAGCTGACGATGGTATTTTCGCGCTGGCAGCACGCGAAAAGCGCCATGAACGGGCTGGACGAACTGCTGAAAAAGCCGCTCGACCAGCCGGAAGAGGGCGAAATGGCGCACTGCCCCACGCTCACCGGGCACTACGATCTGCGCGGCGTGCAGTACAGCTACGACGAGGAAAATGTCAAAAATGTGGTCACCGTTGGGCAGTTGCAGATCAAACCCGGCGAGCGGATCGCCCTGCTGGGCAAAGTGGGGGCGGGTAAATCGACGCTGCTGCGGATGCTGGCCGGGCAGGCGCTGGCCACCCAGGGTAAGGTGATCGTCGACGGGGTGGATATCCGCCGGATTGACCCAATCGATCTGCGTCGCCAGCTCGGCTGGCTGTCGCAGGATTCGCGCCTGTTCTTCGGCACGCTGAGACAGAATCTGATGCTGGGTAATCCCCACGCCAGCGAGCAGGAGATGCTCCAGGCGCTGCGTATCAGCGGTGCGCTCAGCCTGGTCCAGCAGGATGCGGCCAGTCTTGACCGCATTATCAACGAAGGGGGAAGGGGGCTGTCGGGCGGACAGCGCCAGATGGTGATGCTCAGCCGGATGATCCTCCGTCAGCCGCAGGTGGTGCTGCTGGATGAACCCACTGCCTCCATGGATGAGCAGCTCGAAGAGCACGTTATCCGTCAGATGCAGGGCTGGCTGGCCGGACGAACGCTGGTGCTGGTTACCCATCGCCCGGCGCTGCTCAAGCTGGTGGATCGTATCGTGGTCATGGATAACGGCCGGATTATTGCCGATGGCCCGCGCGATGAGATCCTGCGCGTCGCCTCACCACAGGCTGCTGGCAAGGGGGATGCGGCATGA
- a CDS encoding TolC family outer membrane protein gives MKKKWVSLCVAALFSTLGQHALAASEPKAQFNWRAAPSEEQVATLTLRDAILRAFARNPKISEAAAQIRVGEADLDAAKSAWYPQLSLQASGGRSHQTDSSGSLNNNGSGGITLSQLLYDFGRTGGAIDEQHKLSEAYRYALYDTMTTVAQDTLQAYLSVKRYRALVEASRNNVASLMRVKEIAKMRADAGLSSQSDVLQAETRIAGMHATLEQYRAGERTAQAQLTVLTGVVAGDLPELPQSLLNQQVTLDKIAYEKSAAVRSAQAKQEAALERVHQAASNHWPTLKVEAGRTRYQNSRQSYWDDELQLQVEAPLYQGGLVSAKTRAAEGDREAAVAAIQQSKLDINQHASTAYADMIGAQQRQTAGEQQLGSADHTRAVYADEYKLNKRSLNDLLSVEQDVFQADSSRLTALYDGWDATVRYAAAVDNLLDIMGIDREASSGQTLPSL, from the coding sequence ATGAAGAAGAAGTGGGTTTCACTCTGCGTGGCCGCGCTGTTCAGTACGCTGGGACAACATGCGCTGGCGGCGTCCGAACCCAAAGCCCAGTTTAACTGGCGGGCCGCTCCCAGTGAGGAGCAGGTCGCCACGCTGACGCTGCGTGACGCGATACTGCGCGCGTTTGCCCGCAATCCCAAAATTTCCGAGGCTGCCGCGCAAATCCGCGTGGGCGAAGCCGATCTGGATGCGGCAAAAAGCGCCTGGTATCCCCAGCTCTCACTCCAGGCCTCTGGCGGCCGTTCTCACCAGACCGACTCCTCGGGAAGCCTGAACAACAATGGCTCCGGCGGCATTACGCTCAGCCAGCTGCTGTACGACTTTGGCCGCACCGGCGGCGCGATAGATGAACAGCATAAGCTCTCGGAAGCCTACCGCTACGCGCTGTACGACACCATGACCACGGTCGCGCAGGACACGCTCCAGGCCTATCTGTCGGTGAAGCGCTACCGTGCGCTGGTGGAAGCCTCGCGCAATAACGTGGCCTCGCTGATGCGGGTCAAAGAGATCGCCAAAATGCGTGCCGACGCCGGGCTGAGTTCGCAGTCTGACGTGCTACAGGCGGAAACGCGCATCGCCGGGATGCATGCGACGCTGGAGCAGTATCGCGCCGGGGAACGCACCGCGCAGGCCCAGCTGACGGTGCTAACCGGCGTGGTCGCGGGCGATCTGCCCGAACTGCCGCAGTCGCTGCTTAACCAGCAGGTCACCCTCGATAAGATCGCCTATGAGAAAAGCGCCGCCGTACGCAGCGCCCAGGCCAAACAGGAGGCCGCGCTGGAGCGTGTCCATCAGGCCGCCTCCAACCACTGGCCAACGTTGAAGGTGGAAGCCGGACGCACCCGCTATCAAAACAGCCGACAGTCCTACTGGGACGATGAATTACAGCTCCAGGTAGAGGCACCGCTCTATCAGGGCGGGCTGGTCAGTGCGAAGACCCGCGCCGCAGAGGGCGACAGAGAGGCTGCCGTCGCGGCGATCCAGCAGTCGAAGCTGGATATCAATCAGCACGCCTCCACCGCCTACGCCGATATGATCGGCGCCCAGCAGCGGCAAACGGCCGGGGAGCAGCAGCTCGGCAGTGCCGATCACACCCGCGCGGTCTACGCCGACGAATATAAGCTCAACAAGCGCAGCCTCAACGATCTGCTGAGCGTCGAACAGGACGTGTTTCAGGCCGACAGCAGCCGCCTGACGGCACTGTATGACGGCTGGGACGCCACGGTTCGCTATGCCGCCGCGGTCGATAATCTGCTGGATATCATGGGCATCGATCGTGAAGCCTCCAGCGGGCAAACCCTTCCTTCGCTCTGA